Genomic window (Clostridia bacterium):
TTGGCGCTGTATAAAATGAACAATCTGCCGTTCGGACTTTTCACAAAATATCCGCCCTCCACAATCGGGGCCTTGTCATAAGGCGGAACAAGCTCCCAAGGCAGCTCCGGTCTTGCAATAACGGCTATTTTTCCAACCGGTTCTGTGGGCGATTTAAGTGTCTGTACAGCAAGGGTCTGTACCCCGTCTATAACTGTTGAAGTGCACAAATACAGTCTGTTATTTTCGGTATCCTGATACACCGAGGGGTCAATGGCAAAAACATCTCTGTTCATGTGTCCGCTCAGCTTAAACCCGTCAAAGGGGGAATCGGTCTTTGCCTCTAAAACAATGATATGCTTTTTATTATCCTCCGGGCTGTTCTCACAGCTTGTGTAAATGTACCATTTACCGTTGATATAATGCAGCTCGGGCGCCCATAAATACCCAAAGGTGTCATCCTCAGCATTGGATTTGTATGCCAAACGGCTTTCACTCTTTGAAAACATGTCCGCAAGGCTTTCGGAGCGGTGAATGAAGAGTTCATCGCTTCCCCAGAAGTGCGTACCGGTGGTAGAAATACCATAATAACACTTTTCCTTTTCGCAGTATACAATGCACGGGTCCGGATGCCCCGCATCCCCCAGCGGATTTGTAAACGTCTGCTTTCCCGCTATGCTTTCAACCGGAATTTTAAAATTTTTGTTTAATTCTATCATAAATACACCCCTCATAAAGCTTCGAATTTACGACACATAAGGTTTAGATGCAAACCTTTCAAAGGCTCCCTTGTGTAAAGGGAGGCTTTTTAAAATTCGATATATCAA
Coding sequences:
- a CDS encoding family 43 glycosylhydrolase is translated as MIELNKNFKIPVESIAGKQTFTNPLGDAGHPDPCIVYCEKEKCYYGISTTGTHFWGSDELFIHRSESLADMFSKSESRLAYKSNAEDDTFGYLWAPELHYINGKWYIYTSCENSPEDNKKHIIVLEAKTDSPFDGFKLSGHMNRDVFAIDPSVYQDTENNRLYLCTSTVIDGVQTLAVQTLKSPTEPVGKIAVIARPELPWELVPPYDKAPIVEGGYFVKSPNGRLFILYSANGCWSDDYAVGLLEFKGGKMTDADAWEKYPEPILKKGNGNFGPGHATFFYSPDKSELWICHHCLEGTNPSNEPRKRRCHCQRVYFDETGFVHIGELAPSDVPFAVPSDL